The Saccopteryx leptura isolate mSacLep1 chromosome 2, mSacLep1_pri_phased_curated, whole genome shotgun sequence genome has a window encoding:
- the SERPINF2 gene encoding alpha-2-antiplasmin produces MALLRGLLVLSLSCLQGPCSVFSPANAIASLDQQIMIGPSQEKLSPLSFLKLGNQEPGGRTALKKATEDCKEAPTPEQTQRLAKAMVAFTTDLFSLVAQRSTSPNLILSPLSVALALSHLALGAQNQTLQRLQQVLHADSEPCLPHLLSRLCQDLGPGAFRMAARMYLRKGFPIKEDFLKQSEHLFGAKAMNLMGRKGDDLENINKWVKEATEGKIENFLSELSDDTVLLLLNAIHFQGFWKNKFDPSLTQRETFHLDEHFTVPVDMMQAHTYPLRWFLLEQPEIQVAHFPFKNNMSFVVIVPTYFGWNVSHVLANLSWDVLHQPLLRERPTKVRLPKLHLKYQLDLVAILSQLGLQELFQDPDLRGISDQGLVVSSVQHQSTMDLSEAGVEAAAATSSAMSRMSLSFFSVNRPFLFFILEDTTSLPLFVGSVRNPNPGAQREHKEQQDSPDDRDSFQNQKGFPCRDKPFCPDLKLEPPSEEDYPQPSSPK; encoded by the exons ATGGCGCTGCTCCGGGGGCTCCTGGTGCTCAGCTTGTCCTGCCTGCAAGGCCCCTGCTCGGTG TTCTCTCCAGCGAATGCCATCGCGTCTTTGGACCAGCAG aTAATGATTGGACCAAGCCAGGAGAAGCTGTCCCCACTTAGCTTCCTCAAGTTGGGCAACCAG GAGCCTGGTGGCCGGACTGCCCTGAAGAAGGCCACAGAAGACTGCAAAGAGGCCCCAACCCCAGAGCAGACCCAGAGGCTGGCCAAGGCCATGGTGGCCTTCACCACAGACCTATTCTCCCTGGTGGCCCAAAGGTCCACCAGCCCCAACCTCATCCTGTCACCTCTGAGTGTGGCCCTGGCACTGTCTCACCTGGCACTAG GTGCTCAGAACCAAACGCTGCAGAGGCTGCAGCAGGTGCTGCACGCAGACTCAGAGCCCTGCCTTCCCCACCTGCTGAGCCGCCTCTGCCAGGACCTGGGCCCTGGGGCATTCCGAATGGCTGCCCGAATGTACCTGCGGAAAG GATTTCCCATCAAAGAGGACTTCCTGAAACAATCAGAACACCTCTTTGGTGCAAAGGCCATGAACCTGAtgggaaggaagggggatgacTTGGAGAACATCAACAAATGGGTGAAGGAGGCCACGGAGGGGAAGATTGAGAATTTCCTCTCGGAGCTGTCGGACGACACAGTGCTGCTCCTCCTCAATGCCATCCATTTCCAGG GTTTCTGGAAGAACAAGTTCGACCCCAGCCTCACCCAGAGAGAAACTTTCCACCTGGATGAGCATTTCACGGTACCGGTGGACATGATGCAAGCCCACACGTACCCTCTGCGCTGGTTCTTGCTGGAGCAGCCTGAGATACAG GTGGCTCATTTCCCTTTTAAGAACAACATGAGCTTCGTGGTCATTGTGCCCACCTACTTTGGGTGGAATGTGTCCCACGTGCTGGCCAACCTGAGCTGGGATGTCCTGCATCAGCCCTTGTTGCGGGAGAGGCCCACCAAGGTCCGGCTGCCTAAGCTGCATCTGAAATATCAGCTGGACCTGGTGGCCATCCTCAGCCAGCTGG GCCTACAGGAGCTATTTCAGGACCCAGACCTGCGTGGGATCTCCGACCAGGGCTTGGTGGTATCCAGTGTACAGCATCAGTCCACGATGGATCTCAGTGAGGCTGGTGTGGAGGCGGCTGCGGCAACCAGCTCTGCCATGTCCCGCATGTCCCTGTCCTTCTTCAGCGTGAACCGCCCgttcctcttcttcatcctcgAGGACACCACGAGCCTGCCCCTCTTTGTGGGCAGTGTGAGGAACCCCAACCCTGGTGCGCAGCGGGAGCACAAGGAGCAGCAGGACTCCCCTGACGACAGGGACTCCTTTCAGAACCAGAAAGGCTTCCCCTGCAGAGACAAGCCCTTCTGCCCTGACTTGAAACTGGAGCCCCCCTCAGAGGAGGATTACCCCCAGCCTAGCAGCCCCAAGTGA